A genome region from Tachyglossus aculeatus isolate mTacAcu1 chromosome 1, mTacAcu1.pri, whole genome shotgun sequence includes the following:
- the LOC119927231 gene encoding LOW QUALITY PROTEIN: putative oxidoreductase GLYR1 (The sequence of the model RefSeq protein was modified relative to this genomic sequence to represent the inferred CDS: deleted 1 base in 1 codon) translates to MIKINKGKCFQQAVDAVEEFLRKAKGKDQAASHSSTEEKNRHGSREDRSRPATGDEKCRAGTAEGKVKKSPVEGKRSVSSGSSERGSRSPLKRSQEQSPRKRGRPPKDEKDLTIPESSTVKGLVAGFKWPPSVVSEPGKGSDPHFHHFLLSQTEKPVVCYQAITKKLKVCEEETGSTSIQAADSTAVNGSITPTDKKIGFWGLGLMGSGIVSNLLKMGHTVTVWSRTAEKCDLFIQEGARLGRTPAEVVSTCDITFTCVSDPKAAKDALARLGCLSPGDSQLGPRADCPKYGSGIRIGQVLGSGLSMAPPGVSISQIAFLERVVSRNEYMLGGRGPGLDLDSADRDPRKSSIISSSVSPAEKDCEIMDDLEKQSAATNSLHHWKSPDNLWNNVFFPLQNKTVVNLCVTCESTVPDPYKINEKLLLEQGKRK, encoded by the exons ATGATCAAGATCAACAAGGGCAAGTGTTTCCAGCAGGCCGTGGATGCTGTGGAGGAGTTCCTACGGAAAGCCAAGGGCAAAGACCAGGCGGCGTCTCACAGCTCCACCGAGGAGAAGAACCGTCACGGATCGAGGGAGGACAGGAGCAGGCCAGCCACGGGCGACGAGAAGTGCCGGGCCGGCACAGCTGAGGGCAAGGTGAAGAAGAGCCCGGTTGAGGGGAAGCGGAGTGTCTCGTCGGGCTCCTCGGAGCGGGGGTCCCGGTCCCCCCTGAAGCGGTCCCAGGAGCAGAGCCCCCGGAAGCGAGGCCGGCCTCCGAAGGACGAGAAGGATCTCACAATCCCTGAGTCCAGCACGGTGAAGGGGCTAGTGGCTGGGTTTAAATGGCCACCCAGCGTTGTCAGTGAGCCCGGGAAAGGCAGCGACCCCCACTTCCATCACTTCCTGCTCAGCCAGACCGAGAAGCCAGTGGTCTGCTACCAGGCAATCACCAAGAAACTCAAAGTATGTGAAGAGGAGACGGGCTCCACTTCCATCCAGGCAGCGGACAGCACCGCCGTCAACGGCAGCATCACCCCCACCGAC AAAAAGATAGGATTTTGGGGCCTGGGCCTCATGGGGAGTGGCATCGTCTCCAACTTGCTAAAGATGGGCCACACGGTGACCGTCTGGAGTAGGACTGCCGAGAAATGTGATTTGTTCATTCAGGAGGGGGCCCGTCTGGGCCGAACGCCCGCCGAGGTGGTCTCCACCTGTGACATCACCTTCACCTGCGTGTCGGACCCAAAGGCGGCCAAGGAC gccCTGGCAAGGCTGGGCTGTCTGTCTCCTGGAGATTCCCAGCTGGGGCCGAGAGCCGACTGTCCAAAATATGGGAGCGGCATCCGGATTGGGCAGGTTCTGGGATCAGGGCTCTCGATGGCCCCTCCAGGAGTCAGCATTTCGCAG ATTGCTTTCCTGGAACGAGTGGTTTCCCGGAACGAGTACATGCTGGGTGGCAGGGGACCGGGTCTCGATCTTGACTCCGCTGACCGGGACCCAAGAAAGTCGTCCATCATTTCCAGCTCCGTTTCTCCAGCC GAAAAAGACTGTGAGATTATGGATgatttagaaaaacaatctgcaGCAACAAACAGCCTCCACCACTGGAAAAGCCCTGACAACCTGTGGAATAATGTTTTTTTCCCACTACAAAACAAAACCGTAGTAAATCTTTGTGTCACCTGCGAGTCAACTGTGCCAGATCCCTATAAGATAAATGAGAAACTGCTTTTagagcaggggaaaaggaagtag